Proteins encoded by one window of Candidatus Acididesulfobacter guangdongensis:
- a CDS encoding cytochrome c, whose translation MKKITGILIIILGFVALNASIAFASSGASLFSSEGCVACHTINGNGGSVGPNLSHVGSTRSLSWIKTQITDPSAHFASGSTATINGKSFMAIMPGHKSMSAAKLNALAGYLESLK comes from the coding sequence ATGAAAAAAATTACAGGTATTCTTATTATTATTTTAGGGTTTGTTGCGCTTAATGCGTCAATAGCTTTTGCATCTTCAGGCGCTTCGCTTTTTAGTTCGGAAGGATGCGTAGCCTGCCATACTATTAACGGCAATGGCGGCTCGGTTGGACCTAATCTTTCTCATGTAGGCAGCACAAGAAGCCTTTCATGGATTAAAACCCAGATTACAGATCCATCGGCTCATTTTGCATCGGGAAGCACTGCTACAATTAACGGAAAATCATTTATGGCAATTATGCCGGGCCATAAAAGCATGTCAGCTGCAAAATTAAATGCATTAGCCGGCTATCTTGAATCATTAAAGTAA
- a CDS encoding cytochrome c has protein sequence MKKFFSKLIKSKILTASVLSLGILTFTSTMAFAATGPQLFSSDGCIACHTINGKGGSVGPNLSHVGSQRSLSWIKTQIVTPGAHFASGSTVTINGKSFMAIMPNHKSMPKSQVNTLAAYLESLK, from the coding sequence ATGAAAAAATTCTTTTCAAAATTAATCAAATCAAAAATTTTAACCGCTTCGGTTTTAAGTTTAGGTATTCTTACATTCACATCGACAATGGCTTTCGCAGCCACCGGTCCGCAGCTTTTCAGTTCTGACGGATGTATTGCCTGCCATACTATTAACGGCAAAGGCGGTTCAGTCGGACCTAATCTTTCTCACGTAGGCAGCCAGAGAAGCCTTTCATGGATTAAAACCCAGATAGTAACGCCTGGTGCTCATTTTGCATCTGGAAGCACCGTTACAATTAACGGCAAATCATTTATGGCAATTATGCCTAATCATAAAAGTATGCCGAAATCACAGGTAAATACTTTAGCTGCTTATCTGGAATCTTTAAAATAA
- a CDS encoding Lrp/AsnC family transcriptional regulator — protein sequence MESALSESASQTLSSKPDLSLIDKKILNILQTDFPISIRPFQKIGSELEITEEEVINKIINLKQAKVIRQISAIFDSHNIGYKSTLVAFNVPQDKVENAASVINAHNGVSHNYLRNNLYNIWFTITLPPDKDFDEEIGLIAKNAKAEDYLILPTLKLFKIGVNFDMTGESETSSPVNADANKNSKFKYFSQDDAIEDSKINISEFEKNCIREVQKDLEIVPEPFKNAASNLNISQEELLSQIDKFIAEKKMRRFACVLHHQKAGFSYNIMGIWKSKENEADRNGKIMSSINEVSHCYLRPVYPGKWEYNIFTMIHTKNKEEAINAMNKIAELTGIKDYDSLISTKEFKKVRVKYYV from the coding sequence ATGGAATCAGCTCTATCTGAATCAGCTTCGCAAACTTTGTCTTCAAAGCCTGACTTATCTTTAATAGACAAAAAGATTCTAAATATTCTGCAAACCGATTTTCCTATTTCAATCAGACCGTTCCAGAAAATAGGTTCAGAGCTTGAAATAACCGAAGAAGAAGTAATAAATAAAATTATCAACTTAAAACAGGCAAAGGTAATCAGACAGATAAGCGCAATATTTGACTCGCATAATATAGGATACAAAAGCACGCTTGTTGCCTTCAATGTTCCGCAAGATAAAGTTGAAAACGCTGCATCCGTTATCAATGCCCATAACGGCGTCAGCCATAATTATCTCAGAAATAACCTATATAATATATGGTTTACTATTACGTTGCCACCGGATAAAGATTTTGATGAAGAAATAGGGCTTATCGCAAAGAACGCTAAAGCGGAAGATTATCTTATTCTTCCTACATTAAAGCTATTTAAAATAGGCGTCAATTTTGATATGACCGGAGAAAGCGAAACGTCATCTCCTGTAAATGCCGATGCTAATAAGAATTCCAAATTTAAATATTTTTCTCAGGATGATGCCATAGAAGATTCTAAAATAAATATCAGCGAATTTGAAAAAAATTGCATAAGAGAAGTGCAAAAAGATCTGGAAATTGTGCCTGAACCTTTTAAAAATGCGGCTTCAAATTTAAATATTTCTCAGGAAGAGCTTCTGTCTCAAATTGATAAATTTATTGCTGAAAAAAAAATGCGCAGGTTCGCTTGCGTTCTGCATCACCAAAAAGCAGGATTCAGTTATAATATAATGGGGATATGGAAATCAAAAGAAAATGAAGCCGATAGAAACGGAAAAATAATGTCTTCAATAAATGAGGTTTCTCATTGCTATCTGAGACCTGTATATCCGGGTAAATGGGAATATAATATTTTTACTATGATTCATACAAAAAATAAAGAAGAAGCCATTAATGCAATGAATAAAATTGCTGAACTCACCGGCATAAAGGATTATGACAGTTTAATAAGCACAAAAGAATTTAAAAAGGTAAGGGTTAAATATTATGTATAA
- a CDS encoding MotA/TolQ/ExbB proton channel family protein, with the protein MFNSTILISEYFLYPLILCSIIGLAIIIERLYGLRKTKIFPQDLIVNIEDALKKGDIERARGFCSNSATPLTRVYLSIIENYKNSIDTVKLEVEEAGKRAYSELEKNLEGLSAITTIAPLLGLLGTVVGMIKALSAVSYSSGIANPHLLALGISEALYSTAMGLIIAIVCFLFYKYFVSRAFNYAVIMEDMASSLISKIKKD; encoded by the coding sequence ATGTTTAATTCTACCATTTTAATATCGGAATACTTTTTATATCCTCTTATCTTATGTTCCATTATCGGTCTTGCAATAATAATTGAAAGACTATACGGTCTGCGAAAGACTAAAATATTTCCTCAGGATTTAATAGTTAATATTGAAGATGCTTTAAAAAAAGGCGATATAGAAAGAGCGAGGGGGTTTTGTTCAAATTCTGCGACACCTTTGACGAGGGTTTACCTCTCAATAATAGAAAATTATAAAAATTCTATAGATACGGTCAAATTAGAAGTAGAAGAGGCAGGGAAAAGGGCTTATTCAGAACTTGAAAAAAATTTGGAAGGTTTAAGCGCAATTACGACTATAGCGCCGCTTCTCGGACTTCTCGGTACCGTTGTTGGAATGATTAAAGCTTTAAGTGCAGTTTCTTACAGCAGCGGGATAGCGAATCCTCATTTGCTTGCGTTAGGCATATCTGAGGCATTATATTCCACGGCAATGGGTTTAATAATTGCAATTGTATGTTTTTTGTTTTATAAATATTTTGTTTCGAGAGCCTTTAATTACGCCGTAATAATGGAAGATATGGCATCTTCGCTAATATCAAAAATAAAAAAAGATTGA
- a CDS encoding biopolymer transporter ExbD — protein MKFAERKKRDPIINVINMVDVFLTLLIFFMMTTTFASNSGIKIRLPKSGLQSSAASKKPITIYITKLGNVYYKKKKITLKKLSEILSFFKKSGANPTIVIKADKASKVSSVVAVMSSAIKNGLYKIAIATKK, from the coding sequence ATGAAATTTGCAGAAAGAAAAAAACGCGACCCTATTATAAATGTTATTAATATGGTTGACGTCTTTTTGACTTTATTAATATTTTTTATGATGACTACAACATTTGCGAGCAATTCAGGAATTAAGATACGTCTTCCGAAATCGGGACTTCAGTCTTCCGCCGCTTCAAAAAAACCGATTACTATATATATTACAAAACTTGGCAATGTGTATTACAAAAAGAAAAAAATAACTTTAAAAAAACTTTCGGAAATTTTATCTTTTTTTAAAAAATCAGGAGCAAACCCGACTATTGTAATTAAAGCGGACAAAGCATCAAAAGTTTCAAGTGTCGTAGCCGTCATGAGTTCTGCTATTAAAAACGGACTTTATAAAATTGCTATAGCTACTAAAAAATAA
- a CDS encoding adenylosuccinate lyase produces MIDRYSLPEISNIWSLENKYNAWLQVELAVCSAYNKIGRIPDKSLENILKNAKFDVAEIEETEKITKHDVIAFLTNVAKYVGEDSRFIHLGLTSSDIGDTSFSLLFRQALNLNLSKAKILAESLLQKAVKYKYTSMMGRTHGIHAEPITFGFKLLIFYEEINRGIVRLNKAIETVSCGKLSGAVGTFANFPPEVEKIALDILDLKPILSNQVIQRDIYAECFYAIASLGASCEKIALEMRHLMRTEVSEAEEAFSAGQKGSSAMPHKKNPIVSENICGLSRILRSNLMSALEDIPLWHERDISHSSVERIITPDSTILMYYILNQLINLVDNMVVHEDRMLKNMQLTKGVIFSQKILLAMIDKGMLREDAYKIVQKLAHQAIQTETEFAVLLKNNDDVLKYLNEAEINNLFDINYYYKNIDFIFERSMSLFPSPAPEGNDIIKATVKVTLKDEVLDPQGKAVLSVLKSSGYDNIEDVRVGKHIELTIKQNNNISNIDKDNNNIIDAYHGSNDNSAANDNIGINGSSRNNMSGLDKKMLSKELKDISEKILSNPIIENFNIEIK; encoded by the coding sequence TTGATAGATAGATATTCTTTGCCGGAAATTTCTAATATCTGGTCGCTAGAAAACAAATACAATGCATGGCTTCAAGTTGAACTTGCGGTATGTTCGGCTTATAATAAAATCGGCAGGATACCCGATAAATCATTAGAAAATATTTTAAAAAACGCAAAATTCGATGTTGCAGAAATTGAAGAAACTGAAAAAATAACAAAGCATGACGTCATTGCTTTTTTGACTAATGTTGCAAAATATGTCGGCGAAGATTCAAGATTTATTCATCTAGGACTTACATCTTCGGATATAGGCGATACTTCGTTTTCTCTATTATTTAGGCAGGCGCTTAATTTGAACCTGTCAAAAGCTAAGATTCTTGCAGAAAGTTTATTGCAGAAAGCCGTCAAATATAAATATACCTCTATGATGGGCAGAACTCACGGAATACATGCAGAGCCAATAACATTCGGTTTTAAACTTCTCATATTTTACGAAGAAATTAACAGAGGAATTGTCAGACTAAATAAAGCTATAGAGACAGTTTCATGCGGAAAACTGTCTGGAGCGGTGGGAACATTTGCAAATTTTCCGCCTGAGGTTGAAAAAATAGCGCTTGATATTTTAGATTTGAAACCTATTTTGTCAAATCAGGTAATTCAAAGAGATATATATGCGGAATGTTTCTACGCTATTGCCTCGCTTGGCGCTTCCTGTGAAAAAATAGCCCTTGAAATGCGGCACTTAATGAGAACCGAAGTCTCGGAAGCTGAAGAAGCTTTTTCTGCCGGACAAAAAGGATCGTCAGCTATGCCGCATAAGAAAAATCCTATTGTCTCCGAAAATATCTGCGGGCTTTCCAGAATATTAAGGTCAAATTTAATGTCGGCTCTTGAAGATATTCCCTTATGGCATGAAAGGGATATTTCGCATTCTTCGGTGGAAAGAATTATAACGCCTGATTCTACAATCTTAATGTATTACATACTGAATCAGCTTATTAATTTAGTTGACAATATGGTTGTACATGAAGACAGAATGCTTAAAAATATGCAGTTGACGAAAGGTGTTATTTTTTCGCAAAAAATTTTGCTTGCCATGATAGATAAAGGAATGCTCAGGGAAGACGCATATAAAATTGTTCAGAAACTTGCTCATCAGGCTATACAGACGGAAACAGAATTTGCAGTTCTGCTAAAAAATAATGACGATGTTCTGAAATATTTAAACGAAGCTGAAATAAACAATTTATTTGATATTAACTATTATTATAAAAATATTGATTTTATTTTTGAAAGGTCCATGTCATTATTTCCTTCTCCCGCGCCGGAAGGCAATGATATAATAAAAGCTACGGTTAAAGTTACACTTAAAGACGAGGTTCTGGACCCTCAGGGGAAGGCTGTTTTATCTGTTTTAAAATCGTCGGGATATGATAATATTGAAGATGTCAGAGTCGGAAAGCATATAGAATTAACTATTAAACAAAACAATAATATTAGTAATATTGATAAGGACAATAATAATATTATTGACGCCTATCACGGCAGTAATGATAATAGCGCTGCTAATGATAATATCGGCATCAACGGGTCAAGCAGAAATAATATGTCAGGACTGGACAAAAAAATGTTAAGCAAAGAATTAAAAGATATTTCTGAAAAGATATTGTCTAATCCTATAATAGAAAACTTTAATATTGAGATCAAATAG
- the purL gene encoding phosphoribosylformylglycinamidine synthase subunit PurL → MIITDDSSTDNSYKSDNDRSGNYIDNANASASVHLPVSKDYAQFGLSFEEYKKINDTIKREPDDFELGIFSAMWSEHCSYKSTKIHLKNLPSKGDAVIIGPGENAGVVKFDGDYVLVFKMESHNHPSFIEPFEGAATGVGGIMRDIFTMGARPIANLNSLRFGNFNHPRTPYYLSEVVKGIGFYGNCMGVPTVGGEVVFDSCYDNNILVNAFTIGIAKKDAIFLSSACEEGNFVVYVGSATGMDGINGATMASGEFDSSKAKKRSTVQVGDPFTEKLLLEACLEAMDKKLIVSIQDMGAAGLTSSSFEMSENSGKGMILNMDKIPLRAAGMTPLDIMLSESQERMLIACEKGKYDELEGIFKKWDLNCVIIGEVTKEKTIQFIYKSKPYHTLSVEAVVNGPSYDRPSAVPLYMKDIKQFLPDEYRMPKNFNSVAERIISHPNIASKHFIYRQYDYQIGTNTLAGPGSSCAVLRYKEFNASTDSINSANPADLSLDDLTNQADLSSGYLTNQADLKADLSSGIILNSNCNSKYCYLNPYKGAMLAVIECARNISACGGTPVAITDCLNFASPEDPEIMWQFKEAIRGITDAALKFNTPAVSGNVSLYNETAGAGKIYPTPVIAMVGYIDDAGKAINSNYKDEGDNVYLLGRLSGNLGGSLFMELVHNDFMQEPLSIDMDYELKLQSCLRGLIDGKLLKSAADISEGGLFTAVAEPAISSDKNLGVIAEVHRDGLRNDMILFSEFEQAFIISANPSNEHKIYEFAKNAGIEIEKIGIIVKDIIKFNNIIELKSGKIKERYYNAVEKLFGK, encoded by the coding sequence ATGATAATAACTGATGACAGCAGCACTGACAACAGCTATAAAAGCGATAATGACAGGTCAGGTAATTACATTGATAATGCAAACGCAAGCGCTTCTGTTCATTTGCCGGTGAGCAAAGATTATGCTCAATTCGGATTATCTTTTGAAGAATATAAAAAGATAAACGATACCATAAAGAGAGAGCCGGACGATTTTGAGCTGGGTATTTTTTCCGCTATGTGGTCGGAGCATTGCAGCTATAAAAGCACAAAAATACATCTTAAAAATTTACCGTCAAAAGGTGACGCCGTTATTATAGGTCCTGGAGAAAACGCCGGAGTTGTAAAATTTGACGGCGATTATGTTCTTGTGTTTAAAATGGAAAGCCATAATCACCCCTCTTTCATTGAGCCCTTTGAAGGCGCGGCGACCGGAGTAGGCGGAATTATGCGCGATATCTTTACAATGGGCGCAAGACCTATTGCAAATCTTAATTCCCTCAGATTTGGAAATTTTAATCATCCAAGAACGCCCTATTATTTATCTGAAGTTGTAAAAGGCATAGGGTTTTACGGAAACTGTATGGGAGTTCCTACCGTCGGCGGCGAGGTCGTGTTTGATTCATGCTATGATAATAATATACTTGTCAATGCTTTTACGATAGGAATAGCTAAAAAGGACGCTATATTTCTTTCATCAGCCTGTGAAGAAGGCAATTTTGTGGTGTATGTCGGTTCGGCAACGGGGATGGATGGAATCAACGGAGCTACCATGGCTTCAGGTGAATTTGATTCATCGAAAGCTAAAAAAAGAAGCACTGTTCAGGTTGGAGACCCTTTTACGGAAAAATTGCTGCTTGAGGCGTGCCTTGAGGCAATGGATAAAAAACTTATAGTTTCCATTCAGGATATGGGCGCAGCCGGATTAACGAGCTCTTCTTTTGAGATGTCGGAAAATAGCGGTAAAGGCATGATTTTAAATATGGATAAAATTCCGTTAAGGGCGGCAGGTATGACGCCGCTTGACATTATGCTTTCGGAATCGCAGGAAAGAATGCTTATTGCATGCGAAAAGGGAAAATATGATGAGCTTGAAGGGATATTTAAAAAATGGGATTTAAATTGCGTTATTATAGGCGAAGTCACTAAAGAAAAAACAATTCAGTTTATTTATAAATCTAAACCGTATCATACGCTGTCTGTAGAGGCGGTGGTAAACGGTCCGTCTTACGATAGACCGTCGGCTGTTCCGTTATATATGAAAGATATAAAACAATTTTTGCCGGATGAATACAGAATGCCTAAGAATTTTAATTCCGTTGCCGAAAGAATTATATCTCATCCAAATATTGCATCAAAACATTTTATTTACAGGCAGTACGATTATCAGATTGGAACAAATACGCTTGCAGGTCCGGGTTCATCTTGCGCAGTGCTGAGATATAAAGAATTTAACGCTTCGACCGATTCAATAAATTCGGCAAATCCCGCAGATTTAAGTTTAGATGATTTAACAAATCAGGCAGATTTAAGTTCCGGTTATCTAACAAATCAGGCAGATTTAAAGGCAGATTTAAGTTCCGGTATAATATTAAATTCAAACTGCAATTCAAAATATTGCTACCTTAATCCTTATAAAGGGGCAATGTTAGCTGTTATAGAATGCGCAAGGAATATTTCCGCATGCGGAGGAACGCCCGTTGCTATTACCGACTGCCTTAATTTCGCCAGTCCGGAAGACCCTGAAATTATGTGGCAGTTTAAAGAAGCCATAAGGGGCATAACGGATGCCGCCTTAAAATTTAATACCCCCGCGGTCAGCGGTAATGTCAGTTTATACAACGAAACAGCAGGAGCAGGGAAGATTTATCCTACTCCGGTAATTGCGATGGTAGGCTATATAGACGATGCCGGCAAAGCTATCAATTCAAATTATAAAGACGAAGGCGATAATGTTTACCTGCTTGGCAGGCTGTCCGGAAATCTCGGCGGGAGCTTATTTATGGAGCTTGTTCATAACGATTTTATGCAGGAACCGCTTTCTATTGATATGGACTATGAGTTAAAACTTCAGAGCTGCTTACGCGGTCTTATAGACGGGAAATTGTTAAAAAGCGCCGCTGATATCAGCGAGGGCGGTCTTTTTACGGCAGTAGCAGAACCGGCAATTTCATCAGATAAAAATTTGGGCGTAATTGCGGAAGTACATAGAGACGGACTAAGAAACGACATGATTTTATTTTCTGAATTTGAACAGGCTTTTATTATAAGCGCAAATCCTTCGAACGAACATAAGATTTACGAATTTGCAAAAAATGCAGGTATTGAAATTGAAAAAATAGGAATAATTGTAAAAGATATTATAAAATTTAATAACATAATAGAACTAAAAAGTGGTAAAATAAAAGAAAGGTATTATAACGCGGTAGAAAAATTATTTGGCAAGTAG
- a CDS encoding amidophosphoribosyltransferase, translating to MEEIDEECGVFGIYNNEESANITYLGLYALQHRGQESCGIASSDNSNIYFHKNLGLVNDVFNETTLSKIKGKHAIGHVRYSTSGETLLKNAQPLIADYYYGSISVAHNGNLTNANVLKKELEEKGSIFYSSSDTEVIIHLIASSKERFLVDRIISSLEKVKGAYSFLFLSENELIAARDPFGFRPLVIGELEGSVVFASETCSLDLINAKYIRDVKPGEIILVNSEGMKSFFPFEKKKNSYCVFELIYFSRPDSIYNGKSIYKIRSAMGRQLARDAYIDADIVIPVPDSGVPAALGYSKESGIPFEMGFTRNHYVGRTFIEPKRAIRNFGVKIKLNPVLDVIEGKKVVVVDDSVVRGTTSKKIVDMLKAAGAKEIHLRLSSPMVSSPCYYGIDTPIKEELMASKYSEDEINSQLGATSTKFLTLGGLRKVVGNEINFCEACFSGAYPEDIECENDYYGQLKLFSKEII from the coding sequence ATGGAAGAAATCGACGAAGAGTGCGGAGTATTCGGTATTTATAATAATGAAGAATCCGCGAATATAACATATTTAGGATTATATGCGCTGCAGCACAGAGGACAGGAGTCATGCGGAATCGCTTCTTCTGATAACAGCAATATATATTTTCATAAAAATTTAGGTTTGGTCAATGATGTATTTAACGAAACCACCCTCAGTAAAATTAAAGGTAAACATGCTATAGGTCACGTAAGATATTCGACATCGGGGGAGACGCTGCTAAAAAATGCGCAGCCGCTTATTGCAGATTATTATTACGGTTCTATTTCCGTAGCTCATAACGGAAATTTAACCAATGCGAATGTTCTTAAAAAAGAATTAGAAGAAAAAGGTTCAATATTTTATTCAAGTTCTGACACCGAAGTAATTATACATCTGATAGCATCGTCAAAAGAGAGATTTTTAGTTGACAGGATTATAAGCTCGCTTGAAAAAGTCAAAGGTGCTTATTCATTTTTATTTTTGTCTGAAAATGAATTGATAGCCGCAAGAGACCCTTTCGGTTTTCGTCCGCTCGTCATAGGGGAACTTGAAGGCTCTGTTGTTTTTGCATCCGAAACATGCAGTTTAGATTTAATAAATGCAAAATATATACGCGATGTTAAACCCGGCGAAATCATTCTTGTCAATAGCGAAGGTATGAAAAGTTTTTTTCCGTTTGAAAAGAAAAAAAATTCATACTGTGTTTTTGAATTGATTTATTTTTCACGCCCCGACAGTATATACAACGGCAAATCAATTTATAAAATCCGCAGCGCAATGGGCAGACAGCTTGCCAGAGATGCATATATAGATGCCGATATTGTGATACCTGTTCCTGATTCGGGAGTTCCGGCAGCTCTTGGCTATTCTAAAGAATCCGGCATACCGTTTGAAATGGGTTTTACTAGAAATCATTATGTAGGCAGGACTTTTATAGAACCTAAAAGAGCAATAAGAAACTTTGGCGTAAAAATTAAACTCAATCCTGTTTTGGATGTCATAGAAGGAAAAAAAGTCGTAGTGGTTGACGATTCTGTCGTAAGAGGGACTACCTCTAAAAAAATAGTGGATATGCTTAAGGCGGCGGGGGCTAAAGAAATACATCTTCGTCTAAGCTCGCCTATGGTTTCTTCTCCATGCTATTACGGTATAGATACTCCGATCAAAGAAGAACTTATGGCGTCAAAATATTCTGAAGACGAAATAAATAGCCAGTTAGGCGCTACCTCCACAAAATTTTTAACTTTAGGCGGTTTAAGAAAAGTAGTGGGAAATGAAATTAATTTTTGCGAAGCGTGTTTTTCAGGGGCTTATCCGGAAGATATTGAATGTGAAAATGATTATTACGGTCAATTGAAATTATTCAGTAAAGAGATTATATAA